The sequence GAAGACGGAGCTGAAAGCGCCTTTTGGTTTGGTCTCCGATTGAACTTTTTTCTCCATCATTAAAAATTTAATATTCAGCAGTCCGGCCATCTGCAGGCCGAAAACAATGATCAGCAAGCCGGCAATTTGCATGACGATTGTCCTGTAATTAGCGAAAACCTGTCCCAGGAACGATGCCGAGGCACCCATGATAATAAAAATCAAGCTGAATCCAATTATGAATCCAAATGAACGAGTGAAAAGCGTCGCCCGATCAACTGCAACCTTTGAACCTTCAATTTTCCCTCCTGTTAAATGGGTTATGTAAGCAGGGAGGAGAGGGAATACGCATGGGGAGAAAAATGATAAAATCCCAGCGGTAAAAGCAAAAAATAATCCAATATCAGTCATTGTCGTGTTCACTCCTTTTCTATCATCTATAATGTTATTTCTTTGTTAAGGAATAATTAAGGTAGAAATAATGTTTTATACCCCTATTGGTATTTTTTTATAATATATTGTATAATGACCGTGAGTGACTTTCAATTTATAGCTCTTTTTTCGGGAAAACATTAATAATCCCATTCGCTTGTTAGTATACTGTTTCATTTAAAAAAATAAAACCCAGGAGATTTCCCAGGTTTTAAAATCATCAAGGTTTAACAATAAAATAAACCCTGTGTGGTATAATGCTAATTAATGATTCAGGTTTCTTCTGATTCCGAAATAAGTGAACAGCGACACGGTTAATAAGATAACCATTGAAGCGATTTCAAACTTTACATCTCTATAGGTAATGGAATCCTCCTTGGTGAAGTACATTAAGCCAAAAATAAATACTGATAATACAATTACCGTCACGGCAATATCTAATTTCTTCAATTTATTCCCTCCAATCTATTAAGTAAAGGGGTGCGATCATTATGAATCTGGAACACTTAAAAACATTCATGGCTGCGGCAAAATATGAGAGCTTCTCCCAGGCAGGCAAGATGCTGAACCTTTCCCAACCTGCCGTCAGCCATCAAATCAGCCAATTAGAGACTTATTATAATAAACAGCTGTTTATAAGAGCCAATCGCAAAATAAGACTGTCAGAAGCCGGTAAGACCCTATACGAGCATGGCCAGCAGCTTCTTGCGTTAAGTGATAAACTTGAAAGCCTTCTCGCTGAGGGAGATTCAAATGAAACAATCAAGGTCGGCTGCAGCCATACAATTGGTGAATGCCTGATATCAAAAATGATCCAGGACTTCATAAAGTTGAATCCTGATATAGCCAGCCACCAGATCCAGGTCACAATCGGAACGTCCATCCAGATCACTGATTTGCTTTATGCGTCGGAAATCGACCTTGCTCTTGTCGAGGGACAAGCCGGCCGTTATAATTTCATTTCCCATGAATTCTATGATGACTTGCTCGTTCTTGGTGTAGCACCCCAGCTGAGGATGGATCCGGCAAACCAGGACCCTGAAAAGCTTGAGAAAATGACCTGGCTGATCCGAGAACCTGGCTGCGCTATGAGACAGGCTACGCTCGATTTATGGAAAGGCCTAAACATCGAGCCAAAATCCATCCTGATGTATAATAGCAACACACTCATCAAGGAAGGTGTTAAAAACGGGCTGGGTGTCGCTGTTTTTTCAAAGCTGGCCATCTGTCCTGAAGTTCAATCCAGACAGCTCATTGTCAGTCCTTTCAAAGACAGGGCACGTTTCCGCCCATTCTATCTGTTAAGGAAGGATAAACAGTTTAAGTCCAGCCTCCATGAAAGAGGATGGAATTTTATAAGAAATTTAGATGAAAATCCTAATGCTTCCTGTTAAAAAGACATTAGGATTTTTCTTTTATTCTTTATTTTGTTCAGCAATCTCCAGTTCAAGCTCAGTTTGGATCTTAAGGGCCTTGTGTGCATCAGATGCAAGATAATCGATGATCTGCTGTCTTTGTTCATCGGTCATTTTTGCTCCATTACCGGCCATACGGTCCACTACGGATGTCCACTGTTCTGCGCCTTTGCTTGAATTTTTCATGATTCGGCCAATATCGTGGCACTGCAGGCATGTTCCGAGGAAAGCTTCTTCATTAACGTCTTTTGGCTCTGGGAAAACTAGGGTAGAGGCTTTTTTAATCCTGTTTGCTTCTTCTTCATTCCCTTTTTGATAAGCCAGAATCTGCTCTTTTGGAACATTTGTTTTAAGTGCGATACCGTTTGGGTTCAACCCTACAGGAATGGTCTGTCTGAAATCCTTCTTTTTTGTTAAATCAATTTTAGTGAGCGTTTTATCGCCCCAGTTAGATCCGAACATCATGCTCCCGTCGGGACTCCATGACAGCCAGTGAATATTCTGTACTCCCCAGATCTTCCGGACAATTTTGTAATTATCCTTTGGATCAAGGACTGTCAAAAAGCCAGCGCCGTTTTGTGAAGTATACCAGTATCCATCTGGACCAAGGTAAGCAATGTTTGTACCCGCTCCGGTTTTTACTGTCTTGATAAACTTTAGTTTTGCAGTGTCAATGATTGAAATCGACCCATCATTACGGTTGCCTGTAACCAGATCATGCGTATTGCCCATAAAGCTTAAGTTAACTGGTTTAGGAATATCTCCAAATTTCTTTAAAAGCTTTTCTGTTTTAGCGTCATAAATCGCGACTTCATCGTCAGCAGTGTTGGCAACTGCCACATATTTTCCGTCATTGGACATGTCAAGACCGGAACCCGTCCCTTTGCCATAGTCAGTTTCTGTACGTTCAAGGTGTCTCATTTCCCCGGTATCAATATCGATAACAGTGATGAATGGTTCTGCCTGCAGGCTGACAAAGAGTTTTTTGCCATCAGGAGTCACATTTAAATCCCTGGGTTTTTTACCGACATTTTTGAACACCTTAATGAGCTTCGCTGTTTTTGCGTCAATCATGCCGACGGCTTCTACACCATTCAAGGAAGTGAAGGCGTATTTCCCGTCAAAAGAAAAGGTCATATGCTGTGGTGCAGGAGGCTTTTCGAAGCCAGGAAAATCAATGTCATGAGATTCTAAAGTTTCCATATTGATGGCTAAGACGCTCGTTCCGTAACGCTGTGTGGCATAAGCCCATGTTTGTTCCTTATTAAGGTGGATATGGTGTGGCGTACCTGAGCTTTGGATGTATTTTACAGGATTCCCGGTTTTGATATCCGCGATGGCAACCCCGTTACTAACTTCGTTAGCTGAAAGGATCCAGCCCTCGCCGTCCCAATCCATATTGTCTTCCGCATTTCCGTTCGGCTGGTCTTTCCACCAGTTAGAAGAATAGTCTTCGTGGAGTGGAGGAAGTTCCTTCACGTTTTTATTATCAAGTGATGTATCTTTTACTGCTGCCTCAGAACAGGCAGTAAGTGAAATTGACAGAAGTGCGAAAGCTGATAGTTTCAGGATATTCTTCATTTATGATTTCACCTCGCTTTGGATTCTTTAGAACCAACCAACAAGCAGGACTAATACGAGGGCAGCTGTTGTACCCCACGTAATCCATACTCCTGGATGTGTTAACCATTGAGTCTTATCATCCACACGTGAGATGCCCTGGGCCAGTCCGTACGGGCACACCTTACAGAATGAGTTCCTTGCCTTGTAGGATAAAGCTGTATATAAAACAGCAGTGGAAGTGACAAGGAAGAAATATTTATTCATTTTAAAGTTAACGATCGATTCCCAGATCGTAATGGGGTTATAGAAGTAACTTACTGTTGCGTAAGCCATGAAGAAGCTTACAATCATGGCAAGCAGGAATGTTACAGTCTTGCCTTTCTCTCCTAGTTTTGCTTCAATCTTATTCAAAAGCATGCTGAAGGTATTATGCGGGCATGCATACTGGCAAAACGCCCTGTACACGATCATCGATAGTGCCAGGAAAGCCATCAGGAACAAGAATAAGAAAACAAAGAATAAATAGCCGGCTTCATAGGATAATTCGAAACCGAACAAATACAGCTTTTCGTTGTCTATATCCATCCGGAAACCGTTCCAGAATGGAAGCGTGAAAATAATGATGAAAAATGCCCATCTTGAGATAGTTTTGCCCACGAGAATCCTCCTTTCCTTATCTGTAGTCCTTTAAGTATTCGTAGACCAGGTCGATTTCCTTTTCAGTGTAGAGGTGTCCGATAGCCGGCATTGTATTGCGGCCTTTTTTAATAACATTTTTAATATCTTCTTCTGTCATCCTGTCAGTCACCCCGCTAAGGTCCGGTGCTGCGCCAGTAGCGTGGCAGTTCAGGCATGTGCCCTCGAAGATCAGCTCTCCTTTATTGTCCTGTGGCGCCGCTGCAGGTTCGACCGCCAGTTTTCCCGGCATGAAGATCGCATATCCGATCGCCCAAATCGCTACAACGTAAAATACAGCTACAAGGAGCTTCGGCACTTTATTGTGTTGAATCTCAATGCCCGAGACAATGTCTGCCTCTTTGCTGTCATGCTGCTGATATTCTTTTTTCATGTTTTCCACCTGCCTTTTAATGGTGTGATAGGAACCCATCCCCTTAACTCGCCATGAGTCAGGGAATGGGCATTAAGACAATCTCAGTTATGGTCCATTGATTTTGCTTCTTTTTGTTCATTCTTATACTCTTCCAATCTTTCTTCTGTTGGCTTGAGGCTCATCAAGTAAGCTACAAGGTCATCCAGTTCCTGATTGGTCAGATAATCGAAGGATGGCATGATCGATCCAGGACTTGTCGACTGTGGATCGATCAAGTGCTGGCGCTGCCAGTCTTCATTGTATTTCAGGCCAACCCACATTAAATCTGGTCCTGTGCGGTTAGAACCCAAAAGATGGGGTAAATCATATTTGTAGTCGCCGCCCTGTGATACTGGTCCAAGGTTCTGGTTGGTATCTGCAGGCAATGCCCTTACGAATTGTGTATGGCACGTCTGGCAGCCGTTCTGGATATATACATCTCTTCCTCTTGCTTCAGCAGAATCCTCTGGATAGTTGCGGAGCTCGCCGCTCGCAGTCGCAGAGTTGATTTCCTGGTCGAAGAGGGGAAGGATGACCGTTCCGGCTACACCGAAGGTCCATAAAATCAATGCAACAATTAATACAGCTGATGGTTTACGTTCCAACGTGTTCCCTCCTCATTAAGCAGTAGCAGCTTGATGCTGTGCTTGTTGTTTTTTCTCAAGTTTCGCAAGTTTAATAGTTTTATACATATTCCAGGCAAGGAAGAACTGGGCTACATACATCATGGTTCCGCCAATTGCGCGGCCTTGTACGTATGGTTCCATCATCAATACAGTCTGCAGGAATGGAACACCTTCGATCCATGCGAATCCTTGAACAACACCCGCAATCCATAGTGAGAATGCGAATACCAGGAAGCCGACAGTAGAGAACCAGAAGTGAGCCTCCATTGCTCTCTTGCTGAACATTTCGCGTCCAACGATTTTAGGCAGAATATAGTAGATGGCAGCGAAAGATGTGAAAGAAAATGCGCCGAAGGGTCCCATATGTGCATGCCCGACTGTCCAGTGTGTGAACTTAATGACTGAACTTACAGATGGAAGGGCTTGCAAAGGTCCTTGAAGACATGCGAACAAATAGAAAATCGTACCCGCCATGGTAAAACGAAGCGGCACGCTAGACCTTGTCTGTGACCATGAACCTTTCATCGTCCCCCAGAAATTTGCCAGTACGGCCCAAACAGGAATCAACAGGACAATTGAAGGAATGACTCCAGCCTTAGAGATCCAACCAGGGATTGGCCCATTCATCAAGTGGTGAGGACCGTTCCATACATAGAAAGTAGCAATTGCCCAGAAACCAATCATGGATAACTGGTGGCTGTATAGCGGGCGGCCAGTCAATTTTGGCAGCAGGTAGTATATTTGCCCGACGCCGACTGTCGTCATCCAAAGACCGATTGCGTTATGTCCAAGGAACCACCCCATTAACCCCTGCTGTACGCCGCTTGGAATCCATTGTGCCGGGAAGTTGCCGACAATCCAGGTCAAAGGCAGCCATAGCAATGATCCAAGGAAATACCAGAGGCTGACATAAAGCATTTTCTCTGTTCTCTGGCCGACCGTCTTGAACAGGTTATAAGCTACAAGTCCGATTGCGACAAGAAGCTGAACATCAACCCAGAGCGGAAATTCACCATACTCGATGACCTCGGTTTGGCCGAATAGTAGTGCGAAGAAACCTTCCAAAATGACTATATTATAAAATACTAGTGCGAAATTCCCTAACTTTTCGCTATAAACTTTGGTTTTAGCGAGCTTAGGAATCATGTAAAACATTGATCCTACATACGCCATGGATAACCACGCGTAAATGACAAGCATTACGTGGGCAGAGCGAACGTGCCCGTAAGTTGTCCAGCGATTGTTCAACAATTCTGGCCAAATTTGTTTTGTTGCAGTAAGAAGTCCCATGCTCATGCCGATAATGATCCAGAAGACAGCAGCGATGAACCAATTCTTTGAAGAACTCCATTTTTCGTCTGTAAACATTTTGACACTCCCCTGTTCATAAAATAACCACAAATATTTCACAATTTCTTCACAATCTGCTATGTTACATGATACATCCGGAGGAGAAATAAAGTTATTCGAGTTTTTTATAGTGTTATCCAATTGTTTTATACATGCTCTCTAACTGGTGAAAATCGAGTTTTGGCAAAAAAAAACAGAGCGAAGATGATTCGCTCTGTTGGTGGAAGTTTAATTTTGTTCTTCTTTTTTATTATGCTTTTTGCGCAAAGTATCCAGGATGAAGATTATCAGGATAGGCACTCCGATGTAATAGAGGAAATCGAAGTAAAATCCCAGGGATTGATGTTCCATTTGTGTACCTCCCGAATTATTTTGAACACATTGTAATCCGAACGATTTTTTTTTACAACCCCCCTTTAATATACTCTGGACGGTTTCCGGAATTTCTGTTAGAGTAATTCGATAGTAATGAATGAAGGAAAAAAGGAGGTGTAGAAATGGCACCGGGAGCATGGATTTTACTATTTGTTATGATTGCATTCACCGCTTCAGCAGGGATCATCTGGGCCTGGAGCAGAAAAAACGGGCTTTATGATGAAAGTATTAAATATAGAATGCTCGATGAAGATTAATAAGCCTGATGATCACAATCTTTACAATCTGCTAAATTATAAGGGTTCATCGCATCAGGCCTTTTTCTTTTTGATTCCACTATAACTTCTTCTATTGAATTCTCTGTTCTTCTTCTATCTTTTCTTCTATTAAATAAAAGTATGTATATTCAAGCAGTCACTTTATTTTTTTTTTAATATAGCTTTAAGGGTTGGGTAAGTAGCAGTAAGTTGCTCTGCCATCAGAATATCTGTTTTATGAGCTTAAACAATACACAAATAAAAAAGTCACATAAAATTCATAAATACTGTTGACATCGAGATGGATATTTTATATTATATACCCTGTGAGGTATTAACAACGTAATCACGTTAGAAAACAAAATTATATTTTTTTAAAATAAATTATACCCTTTACCGTAATTTAAGAAAGGGAGTTAGATAATGGCAGAACAGAAAAAAACGACAATCATTTTATTCAGTGGGGATTATGACAAGGTCATGGCCGCTTACATCATTGCAAACGGAGCAGCTGCTTATGATCATGAAGTGACAATCTTCCACACATTCTGGGGATTGAATGCTTTAAGAAAAGATGAGCCAATTCAGGCTGACAAAGGCTTCATTGAAAAAATGTTTGCCAAGATGATGCCAAGAGGCGCGAACAAACTTGGATTATCAAAAATGAACTATGCAGGCTTTGGGCCAAAAATGATCAAGGATGTAATGAAGAAGCATAATGTAATGCCGCTTCCTGATTTGATTGAAATGGCTAAAGAACAGGATGTTAAGCTTGTTGCATGTCAAATGACAGTAGACTTATTTGGTCTTACGCAAGAAGAAATCATGGAGGGCGTAGAGTTTGCTGGAGTAGCCGCTTACCTTGCTGATGCAGAAGACGGGAACGTTAACCTGTTCATCTAATAGATACTTTAAATTGGAGGTCTACAAATGGAATCTGTAAAAACAAATTTCACAGTCGACGCAAAAGGGCTTGCATGCCCAATGCCGATTGTCAGGACGAAGAAAGCAATCAACAATTTAAATCCAGGCGAGGTTTTAGAGGTGCTCGCAACGGATAAAGGTTCTAGGGCGGATATCCAGGCTTGGTCTAAAAGCTCAGGAAACCAATATCTAGGAACAATTGAAGAAGGCGATGTCCTTAAGCACTATATCCGCAAGGGCGGATCAGGTGAAGAACAAGAAGAAACAAAATATCAAAACATAGTCTCAAACGAAGATGTTGTCAAAAAGCTTGAAGCAAATGAGGATGTTGTTGTCCTTGATGTTAGAGAGCCGGCTGAATATGCTTTTGGACATATTCCAAATGCGATTTCCATTCCTTTCGGTGATCTGGAAAATCGCGTGGCGGAACTTGATAAGTCCAAAACAATCCTTGTTGTTTGCCGCACCGGCAATAGAAGTGATATGGCATCACAGACACTTGCTAGCCAAGGTTTTGAAAAGGTATGGAATGTTGTGCCAGGAATGTCTGTATGGAATGGACCAACTGAGTCTAAAGTAAAATAAATTTTTTTGACAAAATGAATACCTTAGGAGGTAAAGTGGATTATGAGACCTATGACGTCTAAAGAAGTTACTAAAAAAGTTTTCAATAAAGAAGCACTTTTCATTCTTGATGTCCGTAACGAGAGCGACTTCAATGATTGGAAAATCGAAGGCGAGAACTTTGATTATTTGAACATCCCTTACTTCGATCTTCTTGACGGGGTAGAAGAAATCCTTGACCAAGTACCTGCAGATAAAGAAGTCCTTGTAGTTTGTGCTAAAGAAGGTTCTTCTGTGATGGTCGCTGAAATGCTTGAGGAAGCAGGACGAGAAGTGTCTTATCTTCAAGGCGGTATGAAAGCGTGGAGTGAACACCTTGAGCCAGTCAAGGTTGGCGATTTAAAGGATGGCGGATCAATGTACCAGTTCGTCCGCATCGGAAAAGGATGCCTGTCTTACGCAGTCGTTTCTAACGGTGAGGCTGCTCTAATCGACGCGACTAGAATGACTGATGTATACCTTGATTTTGCTAAAGAACTTGGCGTGGAAATCAAGCATGTATTCGATACACACTTGCACGCAGACCACATTTCCGGCGGCAGAAAAATTGCTGAAGCAACAGGTGCAACATACTGGCTGCCTCCAAAAGATGCTGATGAAGTAACATTTAACTACCAGCCTCTGGAAGATGGCAACAATGTAAAAATCGGTGAAACAAACATCGATATCAATGCGCTTTACACACCAGGCCATACAATCGGATCGACTTCATTTGTAGTAGATGAAAAATATCTTCTGTCTGGGGATATACTATTCATCGATTCAATTGGACGCCCAGACCTTGCTGGTAAAGCAGAAGACTGGGTAACGGACCTTAGAAACTCGCTGTACACACGTTACAAGCAGCTTTCAGATGACCTGGTGGTTCTGCCAGCGCACTTCATGATTATCGAAGAACTGAACGAAGATGGAAGCGTATCTGAAAAATTAGGCACGTTGTTCGCAAAGAACCATGGCTTGAATATCGAAGACGAAGCAGAGTTCAGGAAGCTCGTTACTGAGAACCTGCCTCCACAGCCAAACGCCTATCAGGAAATCCGTGAAACAAACATGGGCAAAATCAGTCCGGATGATGAAAAGCAAAGAGAAATGGAAATCGGACCAAACCGCTGTGCAGTAAGATAATTCTGTCCAGGGACGGTAATCGAAAAAATAATTTATAAACAACCAAGGAGGATTTTAACATGAACGTAGCAAAAGTATTAGACGCAAAAGGACTAGCTTGTCCAATGCCAATCGTAAAAACTAAGAAGGCAATCACAGACCTTCAATCTGGAGAAGTTCTGGAAATTCATACAACTGATAAAGGCGCTGTAAAGGATCTGGCAGCCTGGGCACAGTCAACTGGAAACGAACTGCTGAAGCATGAAGAGGAAAACGGTGTGTTCAAATTCTGGATGAAGAAGGCCTAATTGAACGAAAGGGGAGCTTGTCTCCCTTTTCTTTTGGCTTTT comes from Mesobacillus jeotgali and encodes:
- a CDS encoding MBL fold metallo-hydrolase, encoding MRPMTSKEVTKKVFNKEALFILDVRNESDFNDWKIEGENFDYLNIPYFDLLDGVEEILDQVPADKEVLVVCAKEGSSVMVAEMLEEAGREVSYLQGGMKAWSEHLEPVKVGDLKDGGSMYQFVRIGKGCLSYAVVSNGEAALIDATRMTDVYLDFAKELGVEIKHVFDTHLHADHISGGRKIAEATGATYWLPPKDADEVTFNYQPLEDGNNVKIGETNIDINALYTPGHTIGSTSFVVDEKYLLSGDILFIDSIGRPDLAGKAEDWVTDLRNSLYTRYKQLSDDLVVLPAHFMIIEELNEDGSVSEKLGTLFAKNHGLNIEDEAEFRKLVTENLPPQPNAYQEIRETNMGKISPDDEKQREMEIGPNRCAVR
- a CDS encoding LysR family transcriptional regulator; translation: MNLEHLKTFMAAAKYESFSQAGKMLNLSQPAVSHQISQLETYYNKQLFIRANRKIRLSEAGKTLYEHGQQLLALSDKLESLLAEGDSNETIKVGCSHTIGECLISKMIQDFIKLNPDIASHQIQVTIGTSIQITDLLYASEIDLALVEGQAGRYNFISHEFYDDLLVLGVAPQLRMDPANQDPEKLEKMTWLIREPGCAMRQATLDLWKGLNIEPKSILMYNSNTLIKEGVKNGLGVAVFSKLAICPEVQSRQLIVSPFKDRARFRPFYLLRKDKQFKSSLHERGWNFIRNLDENPNASC
- a CDS encoding cbb3-type cytochrome c oxidase subunit II, which encodes MERKPSAVLIVALILWTFGVAGTVILPLFDQEINSATASGELRNYPEDSAEARGRDVYIQNGCQTCHTQFVRALPADTNQNLGPVSQGGDYKYDLPHLLGSNRTGPDLMWVGLKYNEDWQRQHLIDPQSTSPGSIMPSFDYLTNQELDDLVAYLMSLKPTEERLEEYKNEQKEAKSMDHN
- a CDS encoding beta-propeller fold lactonase family protein: MKNILKLSAFALLSISLTACSEAAVKDTSLDNKNVKELPPLHEDYSSNWWKDQPNGNAEDNMDWDGEGWILSANEVSNGVAIADIKTGNPVKYIQSSGTPHHIHLNKEQTWAYATQRYGTSVLAINMETLESHDIDFPGFEKPPAPQHMTFSFDGKYAFTSLNGVEAVGMIDAKTAKLIKVFKNVGKKPRDLNVTPDGKKLFVSLQAEPFITVIDIDTGEMRHLERTETDYGKGTGSGLDMSNDGKYVAVANTADDEVAIYDAKTEKLLKKFGDIPKPVNLSFMGNTHDLVTGNRNDGSISIIDTAKLKFIKTVKTGAGTNIAYLGPDGYWYTSQNGAGFLTVLDPKDNYKIVRKIWGVQNIHWLSWSPDGSMMFGSNWGDKTLTKIDLTKKKDFRQTIPVGLNPNGIALKTNVPKEQILAYQKGNEEEANRIKKASTLVFPEPKDVNEEAFLGTCLQCHDIGRIMKNSSKGAEQWTSVVDRMAGNGAKMTDEQRQQIIDYLASDAHKALKIQTELELEIAEQNKE
- a CDS encoding sulfurtransferase TusA family protein; translated protein: MNVAKVLDAKGLACPMPIVKTKKAITDLQSGEVLEIHTTDKGAVKDLAAWAQSTGNELLKHEEENGVFKFWMKKA
- a CDS encoding cytochrome c biogenesis CcdA family protein, producing the protein MTDIGLFFAFTAGILSFFSPCVFPLLPAYITHLTGGKIEGSKVAVDRATLFTRSFGFIIGFSLIFIIMGASASFLGQVFANYRTIVMQIAGLLIIVFGLQMAGLLNIKFLMMEKKVQSETKPKGAFSSVFLGMAFASGWSPCVGLALSSILLLASSSDTLYQGMYLLTSYSLGMAVPFLVISFVISYSLKAIKKINKYLSKLALVNGMIMVGMGFLVLSGQMQKISAWLSAYSLFQF
- a CDS encoding sulfurtransferase TusA family protein, whose amino-acid sequence is MESVKTNFTVDAKGLACPMPIVRTKKAINNLNPGEVLEVLATDKGSRADIQAWSKSSGNQYLGTIEEGDVLKHYIRKGGSGEEQEETKYQNIVSNEDVVKKLEANEDVVVLDVREPAEYAFGHIPNAISIPFGDLENRVAELDKSKTILVVCRTGNRSDMASQTLASQGFEKVWNVVPGMSVWNGPTESKVK
- a CDS encoding 4Fe-4S binding protein, producing the protein MGKTISRWAFFIIIFTLPFWNGFRMDIDNEKLYLFGFELSYEAGYLFFVFLFLFLMAFLALSMIVYRAFCQYACPHNTFSMLLNKIEAKLGEKGKTVTFLLAMIVSFFMAYATVSYFYNPITIWESIVNFKMNKYFFLVTSTAVLYTALSYKARNSFCKVCPYGLAQGISRVDDKTQWLTHPGVWITWGTTAALVLVLLVGWF
- a CDS encoding DsrE/DsrF/DrsH-like family protein, encoding MAEQKKTTIILFSGDYDKVMAAYIIANGAAAYDHEVTIFHTFWGLNALRKDEPIQADKGFIEKMFAKMMPRGANKLGLSKMNYAGFGPKMIKDVMKKHNVMPLPDLIEMAKEQDVKLVACQMTVDLFGLTQEEIMEGVEFAGVAAYLADAEDGNVNLFI
- a CDS encoding cbb3-type cytochrome c oxidase subunit I; this translates as MFTDEKWSSSKNWFIAAVFWIIIGMSMGLLTATKQIWPELLNNRWTTYGHVRSAHVMLVIYAWLSMAYVGSMFYMIPKLAKTKVYSEKLGNFALVFYNIVILEGFFALLFGQTEVIEYGEFPLWVDVQLLVAIGLVAYNLFKTVGQRTEKMLYVSLWYFLGSLLWLPLTWIVGNFPAQWIPSGVQQGLMGWFLGHNAIGLWMTTVGVGQIYYLLPKLTGRPLYSHQLSMIGFWAIATFYVWNGPHHLMNGPIPGWISKAGVIPSIVLLIPVWAVLANFWGTMKGSWSQTRSSVPLRFTMAGTIFYLFACLQGPLQALPSVSSVIKFTHWTVGHAHMGPFGAFSFTSFAAIYYILPKIVGREMFSKRAMEAHFWFSTVGFLVFAFSLWIAGVVQGFAWIEGVPFLQTVLMMEPYVQGRAIGGTMMYVAQFFLAWNMYKTIKLAKLEKKQQAQHQAATA
- a CDS encoding c-type cytochrome, which gives rise to MKKEYQQHDSKEADIVSGIEIQHNKVPKLLVAVFYVVAIWAIGYAIFMPGKLAVEPAAAPQDNKGELIFEGTCLNCHATGAAPDLSGVTDRMTEEDIKNVIKKGRNTMPAIGHLYTEKEIDLVYEYLKDYR